In a single window of the Amycolatopsis sp. cg5 genome:
- a CDS encoding M15 family metallopeptidase, translated as MGLAGCDHQGTEPPQPTPSPLFAPASPATPASPAATEPPPAPEQARWKVGAKPLPRRPDGLGQVLPTPPELANRALPTEDFLPPPAEDRYASTIAAVPADVLKRSTWQPACPVASTALRYLTMSFWGFDGRPHTGEMLVNASAAEGVTKVFGQLFAQRFPLEEMRVTRPDELTAAPTGDGNSTSAFVCRPARGQTNWSAHAYGLAVDINPFCNPYTKGDLVLPELASAYLDRKDVRPGMLLPGDPVVRAFGSIGWSWGGSWTSPKDRMHFSATGN; from the coding sequence ATGGGACTCGCCGGCTGTGACCACCAGGGCACCGAGCCGCCCCAGCCGACGCCGTCCCCGCTTTTCGCACCAGCGAGCCCGGCCACCCCAGCGAGCCCGGCGGCCACCGAGCCGCCCCCGGCGCCCGAGCAGGCCCGCTGGAAGGTCGGCGCCAAGCCACTGCCCCGCCGCCCGGACGGCCTCGGCCAGGTGCTGCCGACCCCGCCGGAGCTGGCGAACCGCGCGCTGCCCACCGAGGACTTCCTGCCGCCGCCCGCCGAGGACCGCTACGCCTCGACCATCGCCGCGGTGCCCGCCGACGTGCTCAAGCGCAGCACCTGGCAGCCCGCGTGCCCGGTCGCGTCGACGGCGCTGCGCTACCTGACCATGTCGTTCTGGGGTTTCGACGGCCGCCCGCACACCGGCGAGATGCTCGTCAACGCCAGCGCCGCCGAGGGCGTCACCAAGGTGTTCGGCCAGCTCTTCGCCCAGCGCTTCCCGCTGGAGGAGATGCGGGTCACCAGGCCGGACGAGCTCACCGCCGCGCCGACCGGCGACGGCAACTCGACCAGCGCGTTCGTCTGCCGCCCGGCGCGCGGGCAGACGAACTGGTCGGCGCACGCCTATGGGCTGGCGGTGGACATCAACCCGTTCTGCAACCCGTACACCAAGGGCGACCTGGTGCTGCCCGAACTCGCTTCGGCGTATTTGGACCGCAAGGACGTGCGGCCTGGGATGCTGCTTCCAGGTGACCCGGTGGTGCGCGCGTTCGGCTCGATCGGGTGGTCGTGGGGCGGCTCCTGGACCAGCCCGAAGGACCGCATGCACTTCTCCGCCACCGGGAATTAG
- a CDS encoding mycothione reductase, producing MPHYDLVIVGTGSGNSILGPQFAGQKVAIVEKGTFGGTCLNVGCIPTKMFVYAADVAATPSFSSRFGVDEELTGVRWADIRDRVFGRIDPIAAGGAEYRRSHEDNANVDVYEGEGRFTGTKTLTVTFPGGRTETLTADKFVLAAGGRPVIPDIPGLVETGFHTSDTVMRLEELPKRLVIIGSGFIAAEFAHVFSSLGVQVSLIARSGALLRGEDFEVSERYTELAAARFDVRLNRKTLRVGRDEGGISIEMEGPEGAETLVTDEILVAVGRTPNSDLLDVAATGVAVREGGYVDVDDYQQTNVEGIYALGDLSSHYELKHVANHEMRVVKHNLANPDAPIKSDHRFVPHAVFGSPQIASVGLTEQEARERGVSYVTSKQDYAGIAYGWAMEDTSGFAKLLADPATGQLLGAHIIGPHAPSVIQPLIQAMSFGLDARSMATGQYWIHPAMPELIENALLNLPLD from the coding sequence GTGCCGCACTACGACCTGGTGATCGTCGGAACCGGATCGGGCAACTCGATCCTCGGCCCGCAGTTCGCGGGGCAGAAGGTCGCGATCGTCGAGAAGGGCACCTTCGGCGGCACCTGCCTGAACGTCGGCTGCATCCCGACCAAGATGTTCGTGTACGCGGCCGACGTCGCCGCGACGCCGTCGTTCAGCTCGCGCTTCGGCGTCGACGAGGAGCTGACCGGGGTGCGCTGGGCCGACATCCGCGACCGCGTCTTCGGCCGCATCGACCCGATCGCCGCCGGTGGCGCGGAGTACCGCCGCAGCCACGAGGACAACGCGAACGTCGACGTCTACGAGGGCGAAGGCCGGTTCACCGGCACGAAGACGCTGACCGTCACCTTCCCCGGCGGCCGCACCGAGACGCTCACCGCCGACAAGTTCGTGCTGGCTGCGGGTGGACGGCCGGTCATCCCGGACATCCCCGGCCTGGTGGAAACCGGTTTCCACACCTCGGACACGGTCATGCGGCTCGAGGAGCTGCCGAAGCGCCTGGTGATCATCGGCAGCGGGTTCATCGCGGCCGAGTTCGCGCACGTCTTCTCCTCGCTCGGCGTGCAGGTCTCGTTGATCGCCCGCTCGGGCGCGCTGCTGCGCGGCGAGGACTTCGAGGTCAGCGAGCGCTACACCGAGCTGGCCGCGGCCAGGTTCGACGTGCGGCTGAACCGCAAGACCCTGCGCGTCGGCCGCGACGAGGGCGGCATCTCGATCGAGATGGAGGGCCCCGAGGGCGCGGAAACCCTGGTCACCGACGAAATCCTGGTCGCCGTCGGGCGCACGCCGAACTCGGACCTGCTCGACGTCGCGGCCACCGGAGTGGCGGTGCGCGAGGGCGGGTACGTCGACGTCGACGACTACCAGCAGACCAACGTCGAGGGCATCTACGCGCTCGGCGACCTCTCGTCGCACTACGAGCTCAAGCACGTCGCGAACCACGAAATGCGGGTGGTGAAGCACAATCTCGCCAACCCGGACGCTCCGATCAAGTCCGATCATCGCTTCGTCCCGCACGCCGTGTTCGGCTCGCCGCAGATCGCCTCGGTCGGCCTCACCGAGCAGGAGGCGCGGGAGCGCGGCGTCTCGTACGTGACGTCCAAGCAGGACTACGCGGGCATCGCGTACGGCTGGGCGATGGAGGACACCTCCGGCTTCGCGAAGCTGCTGGCCGACCCGGCGACCGGGCAGCTGCTGGGCGCGCACATCATCGGCCCGCACGCGCCGTCGGTGATCCAGCCGCTGATCCAGGCGATGAGCTTCGGCCTGGACGCGCGCAGCATGGCGACCGGCCAGTACTGGATCCACCCGGCCATGCCCGAGCTGATCGAGAACGCCCTGCTCAACCTCCCCCTCGACTAG
- a CDS encoding right-handed parallel beta-helix repeat-containing protein — MGLTKTALATVLAASLLAVSPADAAPCPDVPPPASGRTLTVGPGGQYATVQAAADAARPGDNVKIAAGTYTGGLTIKKSGAPGKYITFYGDGGAAVITGKNGLALNDRSWLRFTNVTVAGSSRFGVYAYQAHDLVFHKFGIDGSQDGGLVLLDTANAVIDGCDIRGTNARGTSADHEAMSLGEGSRDIEVKHCRVHDNGEEGIDVKYTENARISIHDNVSSNNRGPNIYVDSASGVEIYNNVASGTKNNTKAGIALAVEDYSETRKLDNVKVYNNVSYGNAQAGLSIWVESTGVVSNVQIINNTFYGNAQGALWFGGDEYAGVNILRNNIYAEGNFTHPAFTSDHNVAGDPGFVDPRAGDFHLKPGSVKAVDKGSATGAPAFDLDNRPRPAGAGHDIGAYEM, encoded by the coding sequence ATGGGGCTGACCAAGACCGCTCTGGCGACCGTGCTGGCCGCGAGCCTGCTGGCGGTGAGCCCGGCCGACGCCGCGCCCTGCCCGGACGTGCCGCCGCCCGCGTCAGGGCGGACGCTGACCGTCGGGCCCGGCGGGCAGTACGCGACCGTCCAGGCGGCGGCCGACGCCGCGCGGCCGGGCGACAACGTCAAGATCGCGGCCGGGACGTACACCGGCGGCTTGACGATCAAGAAGAGCGGCGCGCCGGGGAAGTACATCACCTTCTACGGCGACGGCGGGGCGGCCGTGATCACGGGCAAGAACGGTCTCGCGCTGAACGACCGGTCCTGGCTGCGGTTCACCAACGTCACGGTCGCCGGATCGAGCCGGTTCGGCGTTTACGCCTACCAGGCGCACGATCTCGTCTTCCACAAGTTCGGCATCGACGGGTCCCAGGACGGCGGGCTGGTGCTGCTCGACACCGCCAACGCCGTGATCGACGGCTGCGACATCCGCGGCACCAACGCGCGCGGGACGTCCGCCGACCACGAGGCGATGAGTCTCGGCGAGGGCTCGCGCGACATCGAGGTCAAGCACTGCCGGGTGCACGACAACGGCGAAGAGGGCATCGACGTCAAGTACACCGAGAACGCCCGGATCTCCATTCACGACAACGTTTCCTCGAACAACCGAGGACCGAACATCTACGTCGATTCCGCGTCGGGCGTGGAGATCTACAACAATGTCGCGAGCGGCACCAAGAACAACACCAAGGCCGGTATCGCGCTGGCCGTCGAGGACTATTCCGAAACGCGGAAACTCGACAACGTCAAGGTGTACAACAACGTTTCCTACGGCAACGCACAAGCGGGACTGAGCATTTGGGTCGAGTCCACCGGCGTGGTCTCGAACGTGCAGATCATCAACAACACGTTCTACGGGAACGCCCAGGGCGCGCTGTGGTTCGGCGGCGACGAATACGCGGGCGTGAACATCCTGCGCAACAACATCTACGCCGAGGGGAACTTCACGCACCCCGCGTTCACCAGTGACCACAATGTCGCGGGCGACCCCGGTTTCGTCGATCCGCGTGCCGGTGACTTCCACCTGAAGCCCGGTTCGGTCAAGGCCGTCGACAAGGGCTCCGCGACCGGAGCGCCCGCCTTCGACCTCGACAACCGGCCGCGCCCCGCCGGAGCGGGGCACGACATCGGCGCCTACGAGATGTAG
- a CDS encoding CynX/NimT family MFS transporter: protein MSAIVAGVTVYSWESSTSRGLELELEGVVEPIPDSRRTVLAGGLLLGLAVVLTALNLRPAITSVGPLLGEMRGSLGASAVWAGILTTLPGLCFAGAGLAAPWLSRRYGIGAAIGLALAVLSAGLVLRVLDGPYVVLGGTLVATAGIALANVLVPVVIKDSFPARIGVMTGVYTAALQLGGALGSGITPPIDDALGGWRPALASWAVLGVIALAVWFFAARKRTEGDAVAAGPAGTGKSLLRNRLAWIVTLFFGFQAFLAYVVMGWMPEVLMDAGVSKTESGFLLGLVSVLAVPISLTIPPLAARQGSQSLWIVGLGLFGFAGMVGLMVAPGYSPLLWSILVGIGMSVFSLALTVIALRARTGEDTARLSGMAQGIGYLLAALGPFLFGLLHDLTHGWTIPFAMVLGVFVLQMSFGALAGRRRYIS, encoded by the coding sequence ATGTCTGCCATAGTGGCTGGTGTGACCGTGTACTCCTGGGAATCAAGCACCTCTCGTGGCCTCGAACTCGAACTCGAGGGCGTTGTAGAACCGATCCCAGACAGCCGCCGGACCGTGCTCGCCGGAGGCTTGCTTCTCGGCCTCGCGGTCGTTTTGACCGCTTTGAACCTCCGCCCGGCGATCACCAGCGTCGGCCCGCTGCTCGGCGAGATGCGGGGCTCGCTGGGTGCTTCGGCGGTCTGGGCAGGCATCCTCACGACGCTGCCTGGGCTCTGCTTCGCGGGCGCCGGGCTCGCCGCGCCGTGGCTGTCGCGCCGCTACGGCATCGGCGCCGCCATCGGCCTCGCGCTCGCCGTGCTGAGCGCCGGGCTCGTCCTGCGCGTGCTCGACGGGCCTTACGTCGTGCTCGGCGGGACGCTCGTCGCGACCGCGGGCATCGCGCTGGCCAACGTGCTCGTGCCGGTCGTGATCAAGGACTCGTTCCCGGCCCGCATCGGCGTGATGACCGGTGTCTACACCGCCGCCCTGCAGCTCGGCGGCGCGCTGGGCTCCGGCATCACCCCGCCGATCGACGACGCGCTGGGCGGCTGGCGTCCCGCGCTCGCCAGCTGGGCGGTGCTCGGCGTGATCGCGCTGGCCGTCTGGTTCTTCGCCGCCCGCAAGCGCACCGAGGGCGACGCGGTCGCCGCCGGACCGGCGGGCACCGGCAAGTCGCTGCTGCGCAACCGCCTGGCCTGGATCGTCACCCTGTTCTTCGGTTTCCAGGCGTTCCTGGCCTACGTCGTGATGGGCTGGATGCCCGAGGTGCTGATGGACGCGGGCGTGTCCAAGACCGAGTCGGGGTTCCTGCTCGGCCTGGTCTCCGTGCTCGCGGTGCCGATCAGCCTGACCATCCCGCCGCTGGCCGCGCGCCAGGGCAGCCAGAGCCTGTGGATCGTCGGGCTCGGCCTGTTCGGCTTCGCCGGGATGGTCGGCCTGATGGTCGCGCCCGGCTACTCGCCGCTGCTCTGGAGCATCCTGGTCGGCATCGGCATGAGCGTCTTCTCGCTCGCGCTGACGGTGATCGCCCTGCGCGCCCGCACCGGCGAGGACACCGCCCGCCTGTCCGGGATGGCGCAGGGCATCGGCTACCTGCTCGCCGCGCTCGGCCCGTTCCTGTTCGGCCTGCTGCACGACCTCACACACGGCTGGACGATCCCGTTCGCCATGGTGCTGGGTGTCTTCGTGCTGCAGATGAGCTTCGGCGCGCTGGCAGGCCGCCGCCGCTACATCTCGTAG
- a CDS encoding FadR/GntR family transcriptional regulator encodes MPLATTRRAGLVDQVIEQLREAVTKGEWPIGQRIPTEPELATQLGVGRNTVREAVRALAHSGLLEVRQGDGTYVRATSEVSGAVRRLCGSELREVLEVRRTLEVEGARLAASARTDEDVAKLFKLLDQRDIEQSEGRWDDFARTDAEFHLAVVNSGHNTLLTELYRGLTEVVTASVAATSNKHPDDAQEIEHRGLAKAIADQDPDRAAVEAVGFLNELLAGIAE; translated from the coding sequence GTGCCTCTGGCCACCACTCGACGGGCAGGCCTGGTAGACCAGGTCATCGAGCAACTGCGCGAAGCAGTAACCAAAGGAGAGTGGCCGATCGGGCAACGGATCCCCACCGAGCCCGAACTCGCTACCCAACTCGGCGTAGGACGCAACACGGTGCGTGAGGCCGTCCGCGCGCTCGCGCACAGCGGGCTGCTCGAAGTCCGCCAGGGCGACGGCACCTACGTGCGCGCCACGAGCGAGGTTTCCGGCGCCGTACGAAGATTGTGCGGCAGCGAACTCCGTGAGGTGCTGGAGGTCCGCCGGACACTCGAAGTCGAAGGCGCCCGCCTCGCCGCGTCGGCCCGCACCGACGAAGACGTCGCGAAACTGTTCAAACTTCTCGACCAGCGGGACATCGAGCAGTCCGAAGGCCGCTGGGACGATTTCGCCCGCACGGACGCGGAATTCCACCTCGCGGTCGTCAACAGCGGGCACAACACCCTGCTGACCGAGCTGTACCGCGGGCTCACCGAGGTGGTCACCGCCAGCGTCGCGGCGACGTCGAACAAGCACCCCGACGACGCGCAGGAGATCGAGCACCGCGGCCTCGCCAAGGCCATCGCCGACCAGGACCCCGACCGTGCCGCGGTCGAGGCCGTCGGCTTCCTCAACGAGCTGCTGGCGGGCATCGCCGAGTAA
- the map gene encoding type I methionyl aminopeptidase has product MSVRAPLKPGVQTPRRAVPASIARPEYVDKPAPKRDTGNGVRTPEVIEKMRLASRIAAQALEEGGKAVKPGATTEDIDKVIHEFVLDHHAYPSTLGYRHFPKSCCTSLNEVICHGIPDSTVIEDGDICNIDVTAFIGGVHGDTNATFLAGDVSEEARLLVERTHEATMRAIKAVRPGRQLNVIGRVIESYAKRFEYGVVRDFTGHGVGPAFHTAPTVLHYEEPSVTTVIEKGMTFTIEPMITLGTIDYDIWDDDWTVTTKDKKWTAQFEHTLLVTEDGAEILTLP; this is encoded by the coding sequence ATGTCCGTTCGTGCCCCGTTGAAGCCCGGCGTCCAGACGCCGCGCCGTGCCGTTCCCGCCAGCATCGCCCGTCCCGAGTACGTGGACAAGCCCGCGCCGAAACGGGACACCGGCAACGGCGTGCGCACGCCCGAGGTGATCGAGAAGATGCGCCTCGCGAGCCGCATCGCCGCGCAGGCGCTGGAGGAGGGCGGCAAGGCCGTCAAGCCGGGCGCGACCACCGAGGACATCGACAAGGTGATCCACGAGTTCGTGCTCGACCACCACGCCTACCCGTCGACGCTCGGGTACCGCCATTTCCCGAAGTCGTGCTGCACCTCGCTCAACGAGGTCATCTGCCACGGCATCCCCGACTCGACGGTGATCGAGGACGGCGACATCTGCAACATCGACGTCACCGCCTTCATCGGTGGCGTGCACGGCGACACCAACGCGACGTTCCTCGCGGGCGATGTTTCCGAAGAAGCCCGGCTGCTGGTCGAGCGGACCCACGAGGCGACCATGCGCGCGATCAAAGCCGTGCGTCCCGGCCGCCAGCTGAACGTGATCGGCCGGGTCATCGAGTCCTACGCCAAGCGATTCGAGTACGGGGTCGTCCGCGACTTCACCGGCCACGGTGTCGGCCCGGCGTTCCACACGGCGCCCACCGTGCTGCACTACGAGGAGCCGTCGGTCACCACGGTGATCGAAAAGGGGATGACGTTCACGATCGAGCCGATGATCACGCTCGGCACGATCGACTACGACATCTGGGACGACGACTGGACGGTCACCACCAAGGACAAGAAGTGGACCGCCCAGTTCGAGCACACGCTCCTCGTCACCGAGGACGGCGCCGAAATCCTGACCCTGCCCTGA
- a CDS encoding penicillin-binding transpeptidase domain-containing protein — translation MPVRPLLLVGLLLASLTACSSTPGPEDVLNDFLGAIASGDTTRAAMLTNSPDAAKAVLDQARGALTPQSLQTSVQEVHDPAGSTTADAKFRYDWNLGHGRQWRYDASAQLFSEQDNWKIRWLPTVLHPKLGAQQLLAVRVDTPPLAAVLDRDGVPILEPGTVVGVLMDPKLPDPGPVAGKLAAALAKYEPSVTQKSIVDGLKAQNSTAAYSVVSLRAGDYQRVKPVIYDLPGVKFSKQERLLPIQRDFGRQVLPAVRSMVEDQIAGHAGWRVMTVGSMGIDVAELYEKPAEPAPAIASTLSGKVQEAGEKAIDSVKTPAALVAIQPSTGELLAVAQNDKADEQGPLALTGRFPPGSTFKIVTAAAAMSAGKVGSDSIVDCPGTTAFDGRVVPNEGKFSLGAVPLTKAFARSCNTTFARLAADLPPAALTESARDLGLGADFALPGLTTVTGSVPATDNVVQRAENGFGQGTVVASPFGMALVAASVQSGRTPTPTLLRGIATGTQNLGKQLRPDVLDALRGMMRAVVTEGTATGLRDLPDVRGKTGTAQFGDGSHSHGWFVGYAGDLAFAVLLVDAGSSKPAVEAAHRFLAGLG, via the coding sequence ATGCCGGTTCGACCACTGTTGCTCGTCGGGCTTCTGCTCGCCTCGCTCACGGCGTGCTCGTCCACGCCAGGCCCCGAGGACGTCCTCAACGACTTCCTGGGTGCGATCGCCTCGGGTGACACCACCCGCGCGGCGATGCTGACCAACTCTCCCGACGCCGCGAAGGCCGTGCTCGATCAGGCGAGAGGCGCGCTGACCCCGCAGTCGCTGCAGACCTCGGTCCAAGAGGTGCACGACCCGGCGGGCTCGACGACGGCCGACGCGAAGTTCCGGTACGACTGGAATCTCGGGCACGGCAGGCAGTGGCGGTACGACGCGAGCGCGCAGCTGTTCTCCGAGCAGGACAACTGGAAGATCCGCTGGCTGCCGACCGTGCTGCACCCGAAGCTCGGCGCGCAGCAGCTGCTCGCCGTGCGCGTCGACACGCCGCCGCTGGCCGCCGTGCTCGACCGTGACGGCGTGCCGATCCTCGAGCCGGGCACCGTGGTCGGCGTGCTGATGGACCCGAAGCTGCCCGATCCCGGCCCGGTGGCGGGCAAACTCGCCGCCGCGCTGGCGAAGTACGAACCCTCGGTCACCCAGAAGTCCATTGTGGACGGCTTGAAGGCGCAGAACTCCACCGCGGCCTACTCGGTCGTTTCGTTGCGGGCAGGCGATTATCAGCGCGTCAAACCCGTCATCTACGACCTGCCAGGGGTGAAGTTCAGCAAGCAGGAACGGCTGTTGCCCATCCAGCGCGACTTCGGCAGGCAGGTGCTGCCCGCCGTCCGGTCGATGGTCGAGGACCAGATCGCCGGGCACGCGGGCTGGCGGGTGATGACCGTCGGCTCGATGGGCATCGACGTCGCCGAGCTGTACGAGAAACCGGCCGAACCCGCGCCGGCGATCGCGAGCACGCTGTCCGGCAAGGTGCAGGAGGCGGGTGAGAAGGCGATCGACTCGGTGAAGACACCGGCCGCGCTGGTCGCCATCCAGCCGTCGACCGGCGAGCTGCTCGCGGTGGCGCAGAACGACAAGGCCGACGAGCAGGGCCCGCTCGCGCTCACCGGCCGGTTCCCGCCGGGCTCGACGTTCAAGATCGTGACCGCCGCGGCCGCGATGTCGGCGGGCAAGGTCGGCTCGGACAGCATCGTCGACTGCCCCGGCACGACCGCGTTCGACGGCCGCGTGGTGCCCAACGAGGGCAAGTTCTCGCTCGGCGCCGTGCCGCTGACGAAGGCGTTCGCGCGCTCGTGCAACACGACCTTCGCCAGGCTCGCGGCCGACCTCCCGCCCGCCGCGCTGACCGAATCGGCCCGCGATTTGGGGCTGGGCGCCGACTTCGCGCTGCCGGGGCTCACCACGGTCACCGGCTCGGTGCCCGCCACGGACAACGTCGTGCAGCGCGCGGAGAACGGGTTCGGCCAGGGGACCGTGGTCGCGAGCCCGTTCGGGATGGCCTTGGTCGCGGCGAGCGTCCAGTCCGGCCGCACGCCGACCCCGACGCTGCTGCGCGGCATCGCCACCGGAACCCAGAACCTGGGCAAGCAGCTGCGGCCGGACGTGCTCGACGCGTTGCGCGGCATGATGCGCGCGGTCGTGACCGAGGGCACGGCGACCGGGCTGCGTGATCTGCCCGACGTCCGCGGCAAGACCGGCACGGCCCAGTTCGGCGACGGCAGCCACTCACACGGGTGGTTCGTCGGGTACGCCGGTGACCTGGCGTTCGCCGTGCTGCTGGTCGACGCGGGCAGCTCGAAACCGGCCGTGGAGGCCGCACACCGCTTCCTGGCGGGACTCGGCTGA
- a CDS encoding GNAT family N-acetyltransferase, with product MLRLAGARLLDDRDFPAVRAALSADPVGSCMVSARVEVAGLDPWRLGGELWAADSRPIKAGRIQGLCFSGPNLIPLRGNASALRSFADRALRRQRSCSSLVGPAEQVLGLWEELNPEWGPAREVRADQPLMALDGPPAVPSDPLVRPVRPDELDRYLPAAIAMFIEEVGVDPRAGDGGVSYRARVAELIAGGRAFARFEGKEVVFKAEIGAMSSTVGQIQGVWVHPDRRGDGLGTAGTGAVVSRLVRGLGRTASLYVNSYNTAALAAYRKVGFQQVGQYATVLF from the coding sequence GTGTTGCGGCTTGCAGGTGCGCGGCTGCTCGATGATCGGGACTTTCCGGCGGTCCGTGCCGCGCTCTCCGCCGACCCCGTGGGTAGCTGCATGGTCAGCGCCCGGGTCGAGGTTGCCGGTCTGGACCCATGGCGCCTCGGCGGTGAGCTGTGGGCAGCCGACTCGCGCCCGATCAAAGCGGGCCGTATCCAGGGACTTTGCTTTTCCGGGCCGAACCTCATCCCGCTGCGCGGCAACGCCTCCGCGCTGCGTTCCTTCGCCGACCGCGCGCTGCGCCGCCAGCGCAGCTGCTCCTCGCTGGTCGGACCGGCCGAGCAGGTGCTCGGGCTGTGGGAAGAGCTCAACCCGGAGTGGGGACCGGCCCGTGAGGTCCGCGCCGACCAGCCGTTGATGGCGCTCGACGGCCCGCCCGCCGTGCCGAGCGACCCGCTGGTGCGCCCGGTCAGGCCCGACGAGCTGGACCGCTACCTGCCCGCGGCCATCGCCATGTTCATCGAAGAGGTCGGCGTCGACCCGCGCGCGGGCGACGGCGGCGTCAGCTACCGGGCCAGGGTCGCCGAACTGATCGCGGGCGGCCGCGCGTTCGCCAGGTTCGAGGGCAAGGAAGTCGTCTTCAAGGCCGAGATCGGCGCGATGTCGAGCACGGTCGGCCAGATCCAGGGTGTCTGGGTGCACCCGGACCGCCGCGGCGACGGGCTGGGCACCGCGGGCACCGGCGCGGTGGTCAGCAGGCTGGTCCGCGGCCTCGGCCGGACGGCGAGCCTCTACGTCAACTCGTACAACACCGCGGCGCTCGCGGCTTATCGCAAGGTCGGCTTCCAGCAGGTCGGTCAGTACGCGACTGTACTCTTTTGA
- a CDS encoding carboxylesterase/lipase family protein: MSKRIRRTLTLALAFVAVGALTDSAAASGRDLVRTDAGAVRGTVTAEHRTFQGIPFAAPPVGELRWKAPQPARPWTGVRDATKPGERCAQAPSVVAADSESEDCLYLNVTTPAKPSYRPRPVMVWVHGGGFTAGSGSDYDVRRLASGGDAVVVTVNYRLGAFGFLGYPGLADSGVFGIEDQQAALRWVKRNAAAFGGDAHNVTLFGESAGGFSVCSHLASPLSAGLFDRAIIQSGPCTLSWPDGGFFPGVPAGSPFTSLSAAEQQGTAIGAGLGCTDLACLRGLPVKALLPLPISSPAYDTRVLPLSPAQAVREGRFNRVPTIAGTTRDEARLFVALFPDQPMTEQRYQELLRTAFGAKAPQVAAKYPSSAHGSPAMAFADAMTDRIWSCGQVETGRLLAARTRTFAYEFADRDAPALLPFPPDIKPGAAHGSELPYLSDLVGPSIKLTPEQQRLSAQMIGYWTRFARVGDPGPQWHSGVLSLAPGAVRPVDLAAEHNCGFWAGI; encoded by the coding sequence GTGAGTAAGCGAATCAGACGAACGCTGACACTGGCGCTGGCCTTCGTGGCCGTGGGCGCCCTGACCGATTCCGCGGCCGCGTCCGGCCGCGACCTCGTCCGCACCGACGCGGGCGCCGTCCGGGGCACGGTGACCGCCGAGCACCGGACGTTCCAAGGAATCCCGTTCGCCGCGCCACCGGTCGGCGAACTGCGCTGGAAGGCGCCGCAGCCCGCGCGGCCGTGGACCGGCGTGCGCGACGCGACCAAGCCGGGCGAGCGCTGCGCGCAGGCCCCGTCGGTCGTCGCCGCGGACAGCGAGAGCGAGGACTGCCTCTATCTGAACGTCACCACGCCCGCCAAACCGTCGTACCGGCCGCGGCCGGTCATGGTCTGGGTGCACGGCGGCGGATTCACCGCGGGCTCGGGCAGTGACTACGACGTGCGGCGGCTGGCTTCGGGCGGCGACGCGGTCGTCGTCACGGTGAACTACCGGCTGGGCGCGTTCGGCTTCCTCGGCTACCCGGGGCTCGCCGACTCGGGCGTCTTCGGCATCGAGGACCAGCAGGCCGCCCTGCGCTGGGTCAAGCGCAACGCCGCCGCGTTCGGCGGCGACGCGCACAACGTGACCCTGTTCGGCGAATCAGCGGGCGGGTTCAGCGTCTGCTCGCATCTCGCGTCGCCGCTGTCGGCCGGCCTGTTCGACCGGGCGATCATCCAGAGCGGGCCGTGCACGCTGTCGTGGCCGGACGGCGGGTTCTTCCCCGGCGTGCCGGCGGGCTCGCCGTTCACCTCGCTTTCGGCCGCCGAGCAGCAAGGCACGGCGATCGGCGCCGGCCTCGGCTGCACGGACCTGGCCTGCCTGCGCGGGCTGCCGGTGAAGGCGCTGCTGCCGTTGCCGATCAGCTCACCCGCCTACGACACCAGGGTGCTGCCGCTGAGCCCGGCGCAGGCGGTGCGGGAGGGCCGGTTCAACCGGGTGCCGACGATCGCGGGCACCACCCGCGACGAGGCCAGGCTGTTCGTCGCGCTGTTCCCCGACCAGCCGATGACCGAGCAGCGCTACCAGGAACTCCTGCGCACCGCGTTCGGCGCCAAGGCCCCACAGGTCGCGGCGAAGTACCCGAGCTCGGCGCACGGCTCACCGGCGATGGCGTTCGCCGACGCGATGACCGACCGGATCTGGTCCTGCGGCCAGGTCGAGACCGGCCGCCTGCTCGCCGCGCGCACACGGACGTTCGCCTACGAGTTCGCCGACCGCGACGCGCCCGCGCTCCTGCCGTTCCCGCCGGACATCAAGCCGGGCGCGGCACACGGGTCGGAACTGCCGTACCTGTCGGATCTGGTCGGTCCGTCGATCAAGCTGACGCCCGAGCAGCAACGCCTTTCGGCGCAGATGATCGGGTACTGGACGCGGTTCGCCCGCGTCGGCGACCCCGGACCTCAGTGGCACTCGGGCGTGCTCTCGCTCGCGCCCGGCGCGGTGCGGCCCGTCGACCTGGCGGCCGAGCACAACTGCGGCTTCTGGGCAGGCATCTAA
- a CDS encoding VOC family protein produces the protein MNEIWPALRYDDAPAALKFLTGVFGFSETLVVPGENGDIVHAEIRWPGGGGVMFSGTAYCAGVHGEIKAGGNAVYVVVSDVDAVYERVQAGAEIADPIADTDYGSRAFTARDTEGNLWTFGTYKGAA, from the coding sequence ATGAACGAGATCTGGCCCGCACTGCGCTACGACGACGCGCCCGCGGCATTGAAATTCCTGACCGGCGTCTTCGGGTTCTCGGAAACCCTTGTGGTGCCGGGAGAAAACGGCGACATCGTGCACGCCGAGATCCGCTGGCCCGGCGGTGGCGGCGTGATGTTCAGCGGCACCGCCTACTGCGCCGGCGTCCACGGCGAGATCAAGGCTGGCGGAAACGCCGTGTACGTGGTGGTTTCCGACGTCGACGCGGTCTACGAGCGCGTACAGGCAGGCGCCGAGATCGCCGACCCCATCGCCGACACCGACTACGGCTCACGCGCCTTCACCGCCCGCGACACCGAGGGCAACCTCTGGACCTTCGGCACCTACAAAGGCGCCGCGTAG